In the Rattus rattus isolate New Zealand chromosome 18, Rrattus_CSIRO_v1, whole genome shotgun sequence genome, one interval contains:
- the Cep57l1 gene encoding centrosomal protein CEP57L1 isoform X5, whose product MLPTRSVCDRKYNSQMPPRHSSLPANQRFWRPWLTGSVCLTMDAELSHSMIGSYLNPPERMYLPSFSQTEASQNCHPGSSPKMFSSPNNQALVSALKTLQEKIRRLELERTQAEDSLNLLSREAAQYKKALEEETNERNLAHEELTRQKRDISIQLSSAQSRCSLLEKQLEYTKRMVLNVEREKNMILEQQAQLQREKEQDQMKLHAKLEKLDVLEKECLRLTTTQQTAEEKIKYLEEKLKEEEHQRRLFQDRACELQTGLEISKILMSTVSNPKLCKERKKLPKKPNCLKRELLQHTDGKFSGPASERETPPFRMTSSARAKPHSSGEPFSICDSLSELLRTMQDELDQMNMEHRELLRQIAQTGSHSDSEELEQELEHLARKMESKEDQISKLQKHQDRVRKLQEKVENSRINESSGIHGNPKRSKNLKTSPRKCLSETSAFQKDRSFQPVKVHSLPPRLRRDDVKWEQ is encoded by the exons ACAATGGATGCTGAATTATCGCACAGTATGATTGGGAGCTACCTTAACCCTCCAGAGAGAATGTATCTCCCATCATTCTCACAGACCGAAGCATCTCAGAATTGCCACCCCGGGAGCTCTCCTAAGATGTTTAGTAGTCCGAACAACCAAG CCCTTGTTTCAGCATTGAAAACACTGCAGGAAAAGATCCGGCGTCTGGAGCTGGAGAGGACGCAGGCTGAGGACAGTCTGAACCTTCTGTCCAGAGAGGCAGCGCAGTACAAGAAGGCCCTGGAGGAGGAGACCAACGAGCGCAACCTGGCGCACGAGGAGCTGACTAGACAGAAGAGAG ATATAAGCATACAGTTAAGCTCAGCCCAGTCTCGTTGTAGTCTTCTAGAGAAGCAATTAGAATATACCAAGAGAATGGTTCTCAATGTAGAACGAGAAAAGAATATGATCCTAGAACAACAG GCCCAGCTTCAGAGGGAAAAAGAACAAGATCAGATGAAGCTGCACGCTAAACTGGAGAAGCTGGATGTCTTAGAAAAAGAGTGTTTGAGGCTGACGACGACCCAGCAGACTGCGGAG GAGAAGATTAAATATCTAGAGGAAAAACTAAAGGAGGAGGAGCACCAGCGCAGGCTTTTTCAAGATAGAGCGTGTGAG CTTCAAACTGGACTTGAAATCAGCAAAATCTTAATGTCCACAGTTTCTAATCCAAAGCTTtgtaaggaaaggaagaaactacCAAAG AAACCTAACTGTTTAAAAAGAGAGCTGCTTCAGCATACGGACGGCAAGTTCAGTGGACCGGCTTCTGAGAGAGAGACG CCTCCTTTCAGAATGACTTCTTCGGCTAGAGCTAAGCCTCATAGCTCAGGAGAGCCATTTTCCATTTGCGACAGTTTGTCTGAACTCTTGAGGACAATGCAGGACGAGCTGGACCAGATGAATAT GGAGCACAGGGAGCTCCTGAGGCAAATAGCGCAGACCGGGAGCCATTCCGACTCTGAGGAGCTAGAGCAGGAGCTGGAGCACTTAGCCAGGAAGATGGAAAGCAAAGAAGACCAAATCTCCAAGCTTCAGAAGCATCAGGACAGG gtCCGTAAACTGCAGGAAAAAGTTGAGAACTCAAGGATAAATGAATCCTCAGGTATCCATGGCAACCCTAAAAGATCAAAGAACTTGAAAACTAGCCCCAGGAAATGTCTGAGTGAAACTAGCGCTTTTCAGAAAGACAGAAGCTTTCAACCGGTGAAGGTTCACAGTCTGCCTCCAAGGCTGAGGCGGGATGACGTCAAGTGGGAGCAGTGA
- the Cep57l1 gene encoding centrosomal protein CEP57L1 isoform X3 has protein sequence MPGDVYRTRKNEQIKTMDAELSHSMIGSYLNPPERMYLPSFSQTEASQNCHPGSSPKMFSSPNNQALVSALKTLQEKIRRLELERTQAEDSLNLLSREAAQYKKALEEETNERNLAHEELTRQKRDISIQLSSAQSRCSLLEKQLEYTKRMVLNVEREKNMILEQQAQLQREKEQDQMKLHAKLEKLDVLEKECLRLTTTQQTAEEKIKYLEEKLKEEEHQRRLFQDRACELQTGLEISKILMSTVSNPKLCKERKKLPKVRYLQLSQIILPNPLMKGALSPVIPDNPS, from the exons ACAATGGATGCTGAATTATCGCACAGTATGATTGGGAGCTACCTTAACCCTCCAGAGAGAATGTATCTCCCATCATTCTCACAGACCGAAGCATCTCAGAATTGCCACCCCGGGAGCTCTCCTAAGATGTTTAGTAGTCCGAACAACCAAG CCCTTGTTTCAGCATTGAAAACACTGCAGGAAAAGATCCGGCGTCTGGAGCTGGAGAGGACGCAGGCTGAGGACAGTCTGAACCTTCTGTCCAGAGAGGCAGCGCAGTACAAGAAGGCCCTGGAGGAGGAGACCAACGAGCGCAACCTGGCGCACGAGGAGCTGACTAGACAGAAGAGAG ATATAAGCATACAGTTAAGCTCAGCCCAGTCTCGTTGTAGTCTTCTAGAGAAGCAATTAGAATATACCAAGAGAATGGTTCTCAATGTAGAACGAGAAAAGAATATGATCCTAGAACAACAG GCCCAGCTTCAGAGGGAAAAAGAACAAGATCAGATGAAGCTGCACGCTAAACTGGAGAAGCTGGATGTCTTAGAAAAAGAGTGTTTGAGGCTGACGACGACCCAGCAGACTGCGGAG GAGAAGATTAAATATCTAGAGGAAAAACTAAAGGAGGAGGAGCACCAGCGCAGGCTTTTTCAAGATAGAGCGTGTGAG CTTCAAACTGGACTTGAAATCAGCAAAATCTTAATGTCCACAGTTTCTAATCCAAAGCTTtgtaaggaaaggaagaaactacCAAAGGTGCGTTATCTCCAGTTATCCCAGATAATCCTTCCTAACCCACTCATGAAAGGTGCGTTATCTCCAGTTATCCCAGACAATCCTTCCTAA
- the Cep57l1 gene encoding centrosomal protein CEP57L1 isoform X4, which produces MDAELSHSMIGSYLNPPERMYLPSFSQTEASQNCHPGSSPKMFSSPNNQALVSALKTLQEKIRRLELERTQAEDSLNLLSREAAQYKKALEEETNERNLAHEELTRQKRDISIQLSSAQSRCSLLEKQLEYTKRMVLNVEREKNMILEQQAQLQREKEQDQMKLHAKLEKLDVLEKECLRLTTTQQTAEEKIKYLEEKLKEEEHQRRLFQDRACELQTGLEISKILMSTVSNPKLCKERKKLPKVRYLQLSQIILPNPLMKGALSPVIPDNPS; this is translated from the exons ATGGATGCTGAATTATCGCACAGTATGATTGGGAGCTACCTTAACCCTCCAGAGAGAATGTATCTCCCATCATTCTCACAGACCGAAGCATCTCAGAATTGCCACCCCGGGAGCTCTCCTAAGATGTTTAGTAGTCCGAACAACCAAG CCCTTGTTTCAGCATTGAAAACACTGCAGGAAAAGATCCGGCGTCTGGAGCTGGAGAGGACGCAGGCTGAGGACAGTCTGAACCTTCTGTCCAGAGAGGCAGCGCAGTACAAGAAGGCCCTGGAGGAGGAGACCAACGAGCGCAACCTGGCGCACGAGGAGCTGACTAGACAGAAGAGAG ATATAAGCATACAGTTAAGCTCAGCCCAGTCTCGTTGTAGTCTTCTAGAGAAGCAATTAGAATATACCAAGAGAATGGTTCTCAATGTAGAACGAGAAAAGAATATGATCCTAGAACAACAG GCCCAGCTTCAGAGGGAAAAAGAACAAGATCAGATGAAGCTGCACGCTAAACTGGAGAAGCTGGATGTCTTAGAAAAAGAGTGTTTGAGGCTGACGACGACCCAGCAGACTGCGGAG GAGAAGATTAAATATCTAGAGGAAAAACTAAAGGAGGAGGAGCACCAGCGCAGGCTTTTTCAAGATAGAGCGTGTGAG CTTCAAACTGGACTTGAAATCAGCAAAATCTTAATGTCCACAGTTTCTAATCCAAAGCTTtgtaaggaaaggaagaaactacCAAAGGTGCGTTATCTCCAGTTATCCCAGATAATCCTTCCTAACCCACTCATGAAAGGTGCGTTATCTCCAGTTATCCCAGACAATCCTTCCTAA